The Achromobacter pestifer genome includes a region encoding these proteins:
- the fliG gene encoding flagellar motor switch protein FliG, with the protein MKNDSTPLDGMTRSAVLMMSLGEDAAAEVFKYLGAREVQQVGAAMASLKQVTRSDVAVVLEEFRQEADQFMAVTLGSDDYIRTVLTKALGSDRAAGLIEDILEAGEGGSGIDALNWLDPNTVAELIGDEHPQIIATILVHLERDRAAGVLALLTDRLRNDVMLRIATFGGVQPAALSELTEVLNSVLAGQGAKRSKMGGVRTAAEILNMMNSTQEETVVASLRERDNDLAQKIIDEMFVFDNLLDVEDRAIQLILKEIDNDTLMVALKGAPEELRAKFLRNMSSRAAEMLREDLDAQGPIRMSKVETEQKKILQIARRLAESGQIVLGNQGDDTYV; encoded by the coding sequence ATGAAAAATGATTCCACGCCGCTGGACGGCATGACGCGCAGCGCCGTCCTGATGATGTCGCTGGGCGAAGACGCCGCGGCCGAGGTCTTCAAGTACCTCGGCGCCCGTGAAGTCCAGCAGGTCGGCGCCGCCATGGCCAGCCTGAAGCAAGTCACGCGCAGCGACGTGGCCGTGGTCCTGGAGGAATTCCGCCAGGAAGCCGACCAGTTCATGGCCGTCACGCTAGGTTCGGACGACTACATCCGCACCGTGCTGACCAAGGCGCTGGGCAGCGACCGCGCCGCCGGCCTGATCGAAGACATCCTGGAAGCCGGCGAAGGCGGCAGCGGCATCGATGCGCTGAACTGGCTGGACCCGAACACCGTGGCCGAGCTGATCGGCGACGAACACCCGCAGATCATCGCGACCATCCTGGTACACCTCGAGCGCGACCGCGCCGCCGGCGTGCTGGCGCTGCTGACGGACCGCCTGCGCAACGACGTCATGCTGCGCATCGCCACTTTCGGCGGCGTGCAGCCCGCGGCGTTGTCCGAGCTCACCGAAGTCCTGAATTCGGTGCTGGCTGGCCAGGGCGCAAAGCGCAGCAAGATGGGCGGCGTGCGCACCGCGGCCGAGATCCTGAACATGATGAATTCGACCCAGGAAGAAACGGTGGTCGCCAGCCTGCGCGAGCGCGACAACGATCTGGCACAAAAGATCATCGACGAGATGTTCGTCTTCGACAACCTGCTCGACGTCGAGGATCGCGCCATCCAGCTCATCCTCAAGGAAATCGACAACGACACGCTCATGGTCGCGCTCAAGGGCGCCCCGGAAGAGCTGCGCGCGAAGTTCCTGCGCAACATGTCCAGCCGCGCCGCCGAAATGCTGCGCGAAGACCTGGATGCGCAAGGCCCGATCCGCATGTCCAAGGTCGAGACCGAACAGAAGAAGATCCTGCAGATCGCCCGCCGCCTGGCCGAGAGCGGCCAGATCGTCCTGGGCAACCAGGGAGACGACACGTATGTCTGA
- the fliH gene encoding flagellar assembly protein FliH, with the protein MSEVDSGATALISRSAAWRRWQMLSFDEPAAIEPEPEPEPDPGPDPEVVMAQLRAQALAEGREEGHALGHAAGLESGQQAGYEAGLAAGREQGYGEGLIQAREQGAAEAQRLHALVEACAASLGSLEEKMGQGLLTLALDIAQQVVRTTLAEQPDTVVSAVREVLHINPTAGGQMRLWANPEDIDLIRLHLADELKEGHWRVLADESISRGGCRAETPFGDIDATLQTRWRRVAASLGRNVSWEEPV; encoded by the coding sequence ATGTCTGAGGTGGACAGCGGCGCCACGGCGCTCATCTCGCGCAGCGCCGCCTGGCGGCGCTGGCAGATGCTGTCGTTCGACGAGCCCGCGGCCATTGAACCGGAACCCGAGCCCGAACCCGATCCGGGGCCGGACCCGGAAGTGGTGATGGCCCAACTGCGTGCCCAGGCCCTTGCGGAAGGCCGCGAGGAAGGCCATGCCCTGGGCCATGCCGCCGGTCTGGAAAGCGGCCAGCAGGCTGGTTACGAAGCCGGTCTCGCCGCCGGCCGCGAACAAGGCTATGGCGAAGGCCTCATTCAGGCGCGCGAACAAGGCGCCGCCGAAGCGCAGCGCCTGCATGCGCTGGTCGAGGCTTGCGCCGCGTCCCTCGGCTCGCTCGAAGAAAAAATGGGCCAGGGCCTGCTGACCCTGGCTCTGGACATCGCCCAGCAGGTCGTGCGCACCACCCTCGCCGAGCAGCCGGACACCGTGGTCAGCGCCGTGCGCGAAGTGCTGCACATCAATCCCACCGCCGGCGGCCAGATGCGCTTGTGGGCCAACCCCGAAGACATCGATCTGATCCGCCTGCACCTGGCGGACGAACTCAAGGAAGGCCATTGGCGCGTCCTGGCCGATGAGTCCATTTCGCGCGGCGGCTGCCGCGCCGAAACGCCCTTCGGCGACATCGACGCCACCCTGCAAACGCGCTGGCGCCGTGTCGCGGCCTCGCTGGGCCGCAACGTATCCTGGGAGGAGCCGGTGTGA
- the fliI gene encoding flagellar protein export ATPase FliI: protein MSANPASPLPGQPAAPATAVPVIDRWQTQLQIGSIRAASTDPWLVSGKITRATGLVLHATGLRLPVGAAARIEIARGHDHWADAEVVGFDGHTLYLMPQADISGLPPGARVVPGEPPVQRQIPLPRKAELNGNAKPQLGRHLPVGNALLGRVLDGAGRPLDGLGPLTGAELAPLSAQPINPLSRAPIDTVLDTGVRAINGLLTVGRGQRMGLFAGSGVGKSVLLGMMARYTTADVIVVGLIGERGREVKEFIEHNLGPEGLARSVVVAAPADVSALLRLQGAAYATRLAEHFRDQGLDVLLIMDSLTRYAMAQREVALAIGEPPATKGYPPSVFAKLPMLVERAGMGAPGPSGKAGSITAFYTVLAEGDDQQDPIADSARAILDGHVVLSRHLAEAGHYPAIDIEASISRAMTSLITPEQFAVVRRFKQSLSRYQRNRDLIAVGAYAAGNDAQLDEAIARYPRLEAFLQQDIGENVGYEAAVSQLRASFELRNAYA, encoded by the coding sequence GTGAGCGCCAATCCGGCCTCCCCCCTGCCCGGCCAGCCGGCCGCGCCCGCCACCGCCGTGCCGGTCATCGACCGTTGGCAGACCCAGCTGCAGATCGGCTCGATCCGCGCCGCCTCCACCGACCCCTGGCTGGTCAGCGGCAAGATCACGCGCGCCACCGGCCTGGTGCTGCACGCGACCGGTTTGCGCCTGCCGGTGGGGGCAGCTGCCCGCATTGAAATCGCGCGCGGTCACGACCATTGGGCAGACGCCGAAGTCGTCGGTTTCGACGGCCACACCCTCTATCTGATGCCTCAGGCCGATATTTCCGGCCTGCCGCCTGGCGCGCGCGTCGTGCCGGGCGAGCCGCCCGTCCAACGCCAGATTCCGCTGCCGCGCAAGGCCGAACTGAACGGCAACGCCAAACCGCAGCTGGGCCGCCACCTGCCGGTGGGCAATGCCCTGCTGGGCCGGGTGCTGGACGGCGCCGGCCGCCCCCTGGACGGACTGGGTCCGCTCACGGGTGCCGAACTCGCGCCCCTGTCTGCGCAGCCGATCAATCCCCTGTCACGCGCGCCCATCGATACGGTGTTGGACACCGGCGTGCGCGCCATCAACGGCCTGCTCACGGTTGGCCGCGGCCAGCGCATGGGCCTGTTCGCAGGCTCCGGCGTCGGTAAAAGCGTGCTGCTCGGCATGATGGCCCGTTACACCACGGCCGACGTCATCGTCGTCGGGCTGATCGGAGAACGCGGCCGGGAAGTCAAGGAATTCATCGAGCACAACCTCGGGCCCGAGGGCCTGGCGCGCTCGGTCGTGGTGGCCGCGCCAGCCGACGTGTCGGCGCTGCTGCGCCTGCAAGGCGCCGCCTACGCCACGCGGCTGGCCGAACACTTCCGCGACCAGGGCCTGGACGTGCTCCTGATCATGGACTCGCTGACCCGCTACGCCATGGCCCAGCGCGAAGTCGCGCTGGCCATCGGCGAACCGCCCGCCACCAAGGGCTATCCACCCTCGGTCTTCGCCAAGCTGCCGATGCTGGTCGAACGCGCCGGCATGGGCGCGCCAGGACCGTCCGGCAAGGCGGGTTCCATCACTGCTTTCTACACCGTGCTGGCCGAAGGCGACGACCAGCAGGACCCGATCGCCGATTCGGCCCGCGCCATCCTGGACGGCCACGTCGTCCTGTCGCGCCACCTGGCCGAAGCCGGCCACTACCCCGCCATCGACATCGAAGCGTCGATCTCGCGCGCCATGACCTCGCTGATCACGCCAGAGCAGTTCGCCGTGGTGCGCCGCTTCAAGCAAAGCCTGTCACGTTACCAGCGCAACCGCGACCTGATCGCGGTGGGCGCCTACGCCGCCGGCAACGATGCGCAGCTGGACGAGGCC